A single genomic interval of Verrucomicrobiota bacterium harbors:
- a CDS encoding MASE1 domain-containing protein, with protein sequence MALVWPPAGIALAAILLFGYRFWPGVVFGAVLLSFMNGLPLGVFTLGTVIGNTIGAIACAYLLKKFITFDNAMERTQDVVGYVALACFLGSTVNAVFNVVSLAYSGAVAWDDLFGNTLEWWVPNVLGSLVVAPLIITWATPSTTRWNARLITEAIFCGAGLVGGTLISFNSWYVYGIQNYPMAYLPFPFLVWSALRFGQRGATTGTLLVAVLAIYSLLHGTGPFVTNSVKDSLMLMGSYIGILAITNMLLAAAAAARRTAERAVSESEKRFRAVVENQTDLICRFNPDGCLTFVNDVFCQSHGKNSAELLGTNFFQTLSDPHAALALNYINSLPADESAVSFDLSSQVMAGQVVWQQYRVRRLFQEQGDTREYQAVIQDITKRKQLESQLLQSQKLETVGRLAGGVAHEFNSIMTAIIGQSELLLKDLPAGSLWCNNATEIRKAAERAAILTRQLLAYGRKQMLQPEILDLNTVLAGMESTLRHLMGRGTEVSLAPAVGLKAVKADAGQIEQVIINLAINAADAMPKGGALTLETANVTLNEEYVSHIPELKAGEYVMLAITDTGTGMSEDVKARVFEPFFTTKGVGQGAGLGLPTCYGIIKQSGGHISIHSELGRGTTVKIYIPPVELQTSRSGQRLAVPDLTRGTETILLVLDDLALREMAAAMLSRLGYTVFVAANGTEALSLERLADLERIDLLFTEVQMPQMSGKELTERVLALHPQTRILFTSGDTENARIQPGSHIKGAGFLQKPFTPSALALKLREMLGESDMLKSDPVVTTSGSHGDSLG encoded by the coding sequence ATGGCCTTGGTCTGGCCGCCGGCGGGCATTGCGCTTGCCGCCATCCTACTGTTCGGATACCGGTTTTGGCCAGGCGTGGTTTTTGGTGCGGTGCTTTTGTCGTTCATGAACGGGCTACCGCTGGGAGTTTTCACGCTCGGAACGGTCATTGGCAATACGATCGGGGCAATCGCTTGTGCTTACCTGCTTAAGAAGTTCATCACCTTCGACAATGCCATGGAGCGCACTCAGGATGTGGTCGGTTACGTTGCCTTGGCATGTTTCCTGGGTTCGACGGTCAATGCGGTGTTCAATGTGGTGAGCCTGGCGTACAGCGGTGCGGTGGCGTGGGACGATTTATTTGGAAACACCCTGGAGTGGTGGGTGCCGAATGTGCTGGGCAGTTTGGTTGTGGCGCCATTGATCATCACGTGGGCAACGCCATCCACCACGCGCTGGAATGCCCGGCTGATAACCGAAGCCATCTTCTGCGGTGCTGGGTTGGTGGGCGGCACGTTGATCTCTTTCAATTCCTGGTATGTGTACGGGATTCAAAATTACCCGATGGCCTATCTGCCTTTTCCTTTTCTTGTCTGGAGCGCATTGCGGTTTGGTCAGCGTGGCGCAACCACGGGAACCTTGCTCGTGGCGGTGCTCGCCATCTATTCCTTGCTCCATGGGACCGGACCATTCGTTACGAATTCCGTTAAGGACAGCTTGATGCTCATGGGCAGCTACATAGGCATTCTGGCAATCACCAACATGCTGCTAGCCGCCGCTGCCGCGGCCCGACGCACCGCGGAGCGGGCGGTTTCGGAAAGCGAAAAACGCTTTCGTGCCGTGGTGGAAAACCAGACTGATTTGATTTGCCGCTTTAATCCCGATGGATGCCTCACGTTTGTCAATGACGTATTCTGCCAGTCCCATGGTAAAAACAGTGCTGAATTACTCGGCACAAATTTTTTTCAAACTCTTTCCGATCCGCATGCTGCCTTGGCGTTAAACTACATCAATTCATTGCCAGCGGATGAATCGGCCGTATCGTTCGACCTCAGCTCGCAGGTGATGGCTGGTCAGGTAGTATGGCAGCAATACCGGGTTAGGCGGCTGTTTCAAGAGCAAGGCGACACGCGCGAGTATCAAGCAGTGATTCAAGACATCACCAAGCGCAAACAACTTGAAAGCCAGTTGTTACAATCTCAGAAATTGGAAACGGTCGGCAGACTCGCGGGCGGGGTGGCGCACGAATTCAACAGTATCATGACAGCCATCATCGGCCAGAGTGAATTGCTCCTCAAGGATCTTCCTGCGGGAAGTCTCTGGTGCAACAACGCAACCGAAATCCGCAAGGCCGCTGAGCGCGCGGCGATTTTGACACGGCAGCTTCTGGCGTACGGACGCAAACAAATGCTGCAGCCTGAAATTCTCGACCTGAATACCGTCCTCGCCGGCATGGAAAGCACCCTGCGCCACTTAATGGGCCGCGGCACGGAAGTGAGCCTGGCACCCGCCGTTGGGCTTAAAGCAGTAAAGGCGGACGCTGGGCAGATTGAACAGGTGATCATTAACTTGGCCATCAACGCTGCCGATGCCATGCCCAAGGGTGGCGCACTCACTCTTGAAACTGCCAACGTCACGCTGAATGAGGAATATGTCAGCCACATTCCAGAATTGAAGGCGGGAGAATATGTGATGCTCGCCATCACTGATACCGGCACCGGCATGAGCGAGGACGTCAAAGCGCGTGTCTTCGAACCCTTTTTTACGACTAAGGGCGTTGGTCAGGGAGCGGGATTGGGATTGCCCACCTGTTACGGCATCATCAAGCAAAGTGGCGGCCATATCAGCATTCATAGCGAGCTTGGGCGGGGTACGACAGTCAAAATTTATATACCGCCTGTGGAACTACAAACGTCGCGTTCCGGTCAGCGTCTTGCGGTGCCTGATTTAACGCGTGGGACGGAAACCATTCTGCTGGTCTTGGATGATCTTGCCTTGCGTGAAATGGCGGCGGCAATGTTAAGCAGGCTGGGTTACACGGTTTTCGTGGCTGCCAATGGCACGGAAGCCTTAAGCTTAGAACGACTGGCTGACCTCGAGCGCATAGATTTATTGTTCACCGAGGTCCAGATGCCGCAAATGAGTGGCAAAGAATTGACTGAACGTGTGCTGGCGTTGCATCCACAGACCCGGATTCTTTTCACTTCCGGTGACACCGAAAATGCCCGTATCCAGCCAGGCTCACATATTAAAGGCGCGGGATTTCTACAAAAACCGTTCACGCCCTCCGCGCTGGCCCTCAAATTGCGGGAAATGCTGGGTGAATCGGATATGCTGAAATCGGATCCTGTGGTTACAACCTCCGGTAGCCATGGAGACTCGTTGGGGTGA
- a CDS encoding DUF2934 domain-containing protein, which yields MNKSEDSKEQYQKSVSASPQTAVMDLKPSETYFVPSSDEVARRAYFCYVNDGAQPGHDVQHWLAAESELIAERNRTRIHGFHNRT from the coding sequence ATGAACAAAAGCGAAGACTCGAAGGAACAATACCAAAAATCGGTCAGTGCATCACCGCAAACTGCGGTTATGGACTTGAAACCAAGCGAAACATATTTTGTGCCATCGTCAGATGAAGTGGCCCGCAGGGCATATTTCTGCTATGTGAACGATGGCGCGCAGCCCGGGCACGATGTGCAGCATTGGTTGGCGGCCGAGTCGGAACTGATCGCAGAGCGCAACCGCACCCGGATTCACGGTTTTCACAACCGGACGTAA
- a CDS encoding low affinity iron permease family protein, with protein sequence MPNLKPMMGVRLLGGFQKFARTVTHSSGHPMAFTVAVATILIWAMTEPLFGDGNTWLLAINTVATIVTFLMIFLIRNAQNRESEAVQLKLDELIRATKSAQNSLLDIEELSVEELDRIKARFERLARKARAESSPGETDIILREERQTARENISLKLGGRSGEGATQRSTVGADSKD encoded by the coding sequence ATGCCAAATTTAAAACCGATGATGGGTGTGCGGCTACTGGGCGGATTTCAAAAATTCGCCCGGACAGTTACGCATTCCAGCGGTCATCCCATGGCGTTTACCGTCGCGGTCGCCACGATTTTGATTTGGGCGATGACTGAACCGTTGTTTGGCGATGGCAACACTTGGCTGCTCGCCATCAACACGGTCGCCACCATCGTCACCTTTTTGATGATCTTCCTGATTCGCAACGCTCAAAATCGGGAGAGTGAAGCGGTGCAATTAAAACTTGATGAATTGATTCGGGCCACGAAGTCGGCGCAAAACTCACTGCTGGACATTGAGGAGTTGTCGGTGGAAGAGCTGGACCGAATCAAGGCACGATTCGAGCGGCTTGCCCGAAAGGCGCGCGCAGAGTCCAGTCCTGGCGAGACCGATATTATTCTCCGGGAAGAGCGCCAGACCGCACGCGAAAACATCTCGCTCAAGCTGGGTGGGCGGTCTGGTGAGGGGGCAACGCAACGGAGCACGGTCGGCGCAGATTCAAAGGACTAA
- a CDS encoding PRC-barrel domain-containing protein, producing MLSTAKMLKDYKLNSLDGEIGKVEEFYFDDRHWTIRYLVADTGNWLTGRQVLISPYALGTVNREAQHIAIDLTQKQIEEGPCLNSDKPVSRQFEEAYHGHYRWPMYWGGPYVWGANPHLVRDRKKWRKTTPDEKPWDPYLRSTDDVNGHLIEATDGEIGHVEDFIIDDETWAIRYLIINTRNWWPGKKVLLSPQWIEHVSWSQSKVFVNLCRATIKQSPEFVAETLLTRDYEVGLHHHYNRQGYWIDERPGMAKTVSTS from the coding sequence ATGCTAAGCACGGCGAAAATGCTAAAGGATTATAAATTGAACAGCCTCGATGGGGAGATCGGGAAGGTTGAAGAATTCTATTTTGATGACCGGCACTGGACCATTCGTTATCTGGTGGCCGATACCGGGAACTGGCTTACGGGCAGGCAGGTGTTGATATCTCCGTATGCGCTGGGCACCGTGAATCGCGAAGCGCAACACATCGCCATTGATTTAACGCAAAAGCAGATTGAAGAGGGTCCCTGCTTGAACAGCGACAAGCCCGTCTCGCGCCAATTTGAGGAGGCCTACCATGGGCATTACCGGTGGCCGATGTATTGGGGCGGGCCGTACGTGTGGGGGGCGAATCCCCACCTTGTGCGTGACCGGAAAAAATGGCGGAAAACAACCCCGGATGAGAAACCATGGGATCCCTATTTGCGCAGCACTGACGATGTGAATGGTCATCTCATCGAAGCCACCGATGGGGAGATCGGCCACGTGGAGGATTTTATCATTGATGACGAAACGTGGGCGATTCGGTATCTAATCATCAATACCCGCAACTGGTGGCCGGGAAAAAAGGTATTACTTTCACCGCAATGGATTGAGCATGTTAGTTGGAGCCAGTCCAAAGTCTTTGTCAATCTTTGCCGAGCGACCATCAAGCAGTCACCGGAATTCGTGGCCGAGACGTTGCTGACTCGGGATTATGAGGTCGGATTGCATCACCATTACAACCGCCAAGGATACTGGATTGATGAACGACCTGGTATGGCCAAAACCGTTTCCACCTCGTGA
- a CDS encoding general stress protein, producing MAKHNAVEAIYQSHAEAEAAVKELQRSGFDMKKLSIVGRDQHTEEHVVGFYNAGDRMKYWGKLGAFGGGMWGMMFGSATFLIPGLGPLLVTGPLAGWITMDRLPETGDQGFYLKQQLNNKLIEYKQYIDKNGKDLPEVRSWKWSNSK from the coding sequence ATGGCCAAGCACAATGCAGTCGAGGCGATTTACCAATCCCACGCTGAAGCCGAAGCTGCGGTCAAGGAATTGCAGCGCTCTGGTTTTGACATGAAGAAACTGTCGATTGTCGGACGCGACCAGCACACGGAAGAACACGTGGTCGGCTTCTACAATGCTGGGGATCGTATGAAATACTGGGGAAAACTGGGAGCCTTCGGCGGCGGGATGTGGGGGATGATGTTCGGGTCCGCCACCTTTTTGATTCCAGGTCTCGGTCCGTTGCTGGTGACGGGGCCACTCGCCGGCTGGATCACCATGGACCGTCTGCCCGAGACCGGCGACCAGGGCTTCTACCTGAAGCAGCAGCTCAATAACAAGCTCATCGAGTACAAGCAATACATCGACAAAAACGGCAAAGACCTGCCAGAAGTTCGCAGCTGGAAATGGAGCAACTCCAAATGA
- a CDS encoding class I fructose-bisphosphate aldolase, translating to MNTQHLIDTARALVAGDKGLLAMDESTPTCNKRFAKLRIPQTEEARCAYREMIVTTPGLGESISGAILCDETIRQRRKDGTSFVKILADAGIIPGIKVDTGAKAMAGHPGEKITEGLAGLRERLNEYSQLGACFAKWRAVLAVSDENPSRSCIEANAQALARYAALCQEAGLVPIVEPEVLMDGGHSLERCRKVTEEVLRNVFIQLNCQRVLLEGMILKPNMVLAGLTCPQQAALDVVADASVRCLLRTVPAAVPGIAFLSGGQSAELASARLNAMNVRFKSRLPWALAFSFARAIQQPALEIWQGEKAHEAAAQQVLAHRARCNRAARRGEYSAAMEGTYVGVSSSIISPMDLSAMATS from the coding sequence ATGAACACGCAACACCTCATCGACACCGCGAGGGCGCTGGTCGCCGGTGACAAGGGCCTGCTGGCGATGGATGAAAGTACTCCAACCTGTAATAAACGATTTGCCAAATTGAGGATTCCTCAGACCGAGGAAGCCCGGTGCGCCTATCGGGAGATGATTGTCACCACGCCCGGTCTCGGTGAGAGTATCAGTGGTGCGATCCTGTGCGATGAGACGATCCGCCAGCGGAGGAAGGATGGCACTTCTTTCGTCAAAATCCTCGCTGATGCAGGAATCATTCCCGGCATCAAGGTTGATACCGGCGCGAAGGCCATGGCCGGTCATCCCGGAGAGAAAATTACCGAAGGTTTGGCCGGATTGCGCGAACGCCTGAATGAATACTCGCAACTGGGCGCGTGCTTCGCCAAGTGGCGTGCGGTGCTTGCCGTGAGCGATGAAAATCCCAGCCGGAGTTGCATCGAGGCCAACGCGCAGGCGTTGGCTCGCTACGCTGCGTTGTGTCAGGAAGCCGGGCTGGTGCCAATTGTCGAACCCGAGGTGCTCATGGACGGTGGACATTCGCTGGAACGTTGTCGCAAAGTAACCGAGGAAGTCCTGCGAAACGTGTTCATTCAGCTTAATTGCCAGCGCGTGCTGCTGGAAGGCATGATCCTCAAGCCCAACATGGTGCTCGCAGGCTTAACCTGCCCCCAGCAGGCAGCGCTGGACGTGGTGGCCGATGCCTCGGTGAGGTGCCTGCTGCGAACCGTCCCGGCTGCCGTTCCGGGGATAGCGTTTTTGTCAGGAGGGCAATCCGCTGAACTGGCCTCGGCCCGTTTGAACGCCATGAATGTTCGATTCAAGTCGCGACTGCCGTGGGCGTTGGCGTTTTCGTTTGCCCGCGCCATCCAACAGCCGGCTTTGGAGATTTGGCAAGGCGAGAAGGCCCACGAGGCAGCGGCGCAGCAAGTGCTGGCTCATCGAGCCAGATGCAATCGGGCAGCGCGCCGTGGTGAATACTCTGCCGCCATGGAGGGGACATACGTTGGGGTGAGTTCGTCAATCATTTCACCTATGGATTTGTCAGCGATGGCGACTTCATGA
- a CDS encoding BON domain-containing protein: MKTNAELQQDVQDAIKWQPLLNAAEIGVTAKDGIVSLTGVVDNYSKKSEAEDAAKNVAGVTAVVEKIEVRFPNTWSKTNTEIATEVLTALKTRWDVPNDKIKVKVEAGWITLTGELNWNYQKDAAEDAIKYLMGVKGVTNDITIKSETNNAVEKAAIESALKRNWSINEKDIRVQVSGHNATLTGKVASWYQKDEAGNIAWGAPGVWTVNNELVVACA, translated from the coding sequence ATGAAAACTAATGCGGAATTACAACAAGACGTTCAGGATGCCATCAAATGGCAACCGTTATTGAACGCAGCAGAAATTGGTGTGACTGCCAAAGATGGTATCGTTTCACTCACAGGTGTTGTTGACAACTACTCCAAAAAATCAGAAGCGGAAGACGCCGCTAAGAACGTAGCAGGAGTCACTGCCGTGGTCGAGAAAATTGAGGTAAGGTTTCCGAACACGTGGAGTAAAACCAACACTGAAATCGCCACAGAAGTGTTGACTGCTTTGAAGACGCGTTGGGACGTTCCTAACGACAAAATCAAAGTCAAGGTCGAAGCAGGATGGATTACCCTGACGGGTGAATTGAATTGGAATTACCAAAAGGACGCTGCTGAAGACGCGATCAAGTATCTGATGGGCGTTAAAGGGGTAACGAACGACATCACCATCAAATCAGAAACAAATAACGCCGTTGAAAAAGCGGCGATTGAAAGTGCGTTAAAACGCAACTGGTCAATAAACGAGAAGGATATTCGTGTGCAGGTATCCGGTCATAACGCAACCCTGACTGGCAAGGTTGCTTCATGGTATCAAAAGGACGAGGCTGGAAATATTGCCTGGGGTGCCCCTGGTGTTTGGACCGTGAATAATGAATTGGTTGTTGCATGTGCGTAA
- a CDS encoding LemA family protein, which yields MKKPGIFLGVVALIGVSVLILIAVAGGSYNRLVKLSQGVDTQWAQVQNVYQRRADLIPNLVATVSGAAKFEKSTLTEITQARASVGQVKMDSTTAPTDPGKLAAFDQAQGQLSSALSRLLVVVERYPNLKATENFRELQAQLEGTENRISVERRDFNGAVQNYNTAIKSFPAVIYASALGFQYKPYFASAPGAEIAPKVQFDFGNVVTNKP from the coding sequence ATGAAAAAGCCCGGCATTTTTCTTGGAGTCGTTGCGTTGATTGGCGTGTCTGTTTTGATCCTCATCGCTGTCGCGGGTGGAAGCTACAATCGCCTGGTTAAGCTTTCACAGGGGGTGGACACCCAATGGGCGCAGGTACAAAACGTGTATCAACGCCGCGCGGATTTGATTCCCAACCTCGTCGCTACCGTTTCCGGCGCAGCAAAGTTTGAAAAATCTACGCTGACGGAAATCACCCAGGCCCGAGCGTCCGTCGGTCAAGTGAAAATGGATTCCACTACCGCACCGACCGATCCGGGAAAACTAGCAGCTTTTGATCAAGCGCAGGGACAACTTTCTTCTGCCTTGTCGCGTTTGTTAGTGGTTGTCGAACGTTATCCTAATTTGAAGGCAACCGAGAATTTTCGAGAATTGCAGGCGCAACTTGAAGGCACAGAAAACCGCATCAGTGTTGAACGCCGGGACTTTAATGGCGCGGTTCAAAACTACAACACGGCCATCAAATCATTTCCTGCAGTTATTTATGCGTCAGCCTTGGGCTTCCAATATAAACCGTATTTTGCCTCCGCGCCCGGCGCTGAAATTGCGCCCAAGGTTCAATTCGACTTTGGCAATGTCGTAACTAACAAGCCCTGA
- a CDS encoding TPM domain-containing protein, which yields MKHYWIALVVVCCFRTFAVEGIPPSPTQYFNDYAKVVSAATTAHLNQILEEFERQSSDQIVVAVFPKLPPDSSLEDYTLRAFRSWAVGQKTKNNGAVLFVFVQDHKLFLQVGYGLEGVLPDALCKRIIDDQISPRFKVGDFDSGLTAGVQAIIAAAKGEYKGTGATVADNRTSHGTGSSLIGIGLIVLIIVFAVFSRRSGMFWPWLLLASSGTSCGRGGVGGNSGGGGFSGGGGSSGGGGAGGSW from the coding sequence ATGAAACATTATTGGATCGCTCTGGTTGTGGTATGTTGCTTCCGCACTTTTGCGGTTGAAGGGATTCCGCCGTCACCGACTCAATATTTTAACGACTATGCCAAGGTTGTGTCGGCAGCCACCACGGCGCACCTGAACCAAATACTTGAAGAATTTGAGCGCCAAAGTTCGGATCAAATTGTGGTGGCAGTATTTCCAAAATTGCCGCCGGATTCCTCGCTTGAAGATTACACGCTCCGGGCATTTCGGTCGTGGGCGGTGGGTCAAAAAACAAAAAATAACGGGGCCGTACTTTTTGTCTTCGTACAGGATCACAAGCTATTTTTGCAGGTCGGCTACGGATTGGAAGGTGTTCTACCCGATGCGCTCTGCAAAAGGATTATTGACGACCAAATTTCTCCGCGCTTCAAGGTAGGTGATTTTGACAGTGGACTCACCGCTGGTGTTCAGGCAATCATCGCTGCGGCCAAAGGCGAATACAAAGGAACCGGTGCTACCGTGGCCGATAATCGAACCTCACACGGAACGGGAAGTTCCTTAATTGGCATTGGATTGATCGTGTTGATTATTGTTTTTGCTGTATTCAGCAGACGATCAGGAATGTTTTGGCCATGGTTATTACTTGCCAGCAGCGGTACAAGTTGTGGCAGGGGTGGGGTCGGGGGCAATTCCGGCGGCGGTGGATTCTCTGGTGGCGGTGGCAGCAGTGGCGGCGGTGGGGCGGGAGGTTCATGGTGA
- a CDS encoding TPM domain-containing protein gives MHPKAFINQLLHATLVSAIRDVEKQTSGQIRVLISHKSVADPVGFAQKEFSRLGMASLTERNGVLIFVTPRSRKFAVIGGAAVHAKCGDVFWQELAQAMTVYFRKSEFTEGIAYGVRKAGELLAKHFPRR, from the coding sequence ATGCACCCGAAGGCATTCATAAACCAATTGCTGCACGCCACGCTGGTAAGCGCGATTCGCGACGTGGAGAAACAAACTTCCGGCCAAATCCGCGTTTTGATCAGTCATAAATCCGTGGCGGATCCGGTGGGCTTCGCACAAAAGGAGTTTTCGCGGCTCGGCATGGCCAGTTTGACGGAACGAAATGGCGTGCTGATTTTTGTGACTCCGCGCAGTCGCAAATTTGCGGTGATCGGTGGCGCTGCCGTTCACGCAAAATGCGGCGATGTTTTTTGGCAGGAACTGGCGCAAGCCATGACGGTCTATTTCCGAAAATCCGAGTTCACTGAAGGCATTGCTTACGGCGTCAGAAAAGCTGGTGAACTGCTGGCCAAACATTTTCCACGCCGCTAA
- a CDS encoding DUF2934 domain-containing protein gives MKKHKLSKTQQAVIAPETTSTGGRAPDEINFTPAPDEVARRAYFAYENHGSQPGHEVQHWLAAESELIAKRNQTRVHGFHNKA, from the coding sequence ATGAAAAAACACAAATTATCCAAAACTCAACAAGCGGTCATTGCACCGGAGACAACGTCAACTGGAGGCAGGGCTCCAGATGAAATTAATTTTACGCCTGCGCCGGACGAAGTGGCCAGAAGAGCTTACTTCGCCTATGAAAATCACGGTTCGCAACCTGGGCACGAGGTGCAGCATTGGCTGGCGGCCGAGTCGGAATTGATCGCGAAACGCAACCAGACGCGCGTCCACGGATTCCACAATAAAGCATAA
- the dps gene encoding DNA starvation/stationary phase protection protein Dps: MKTMHKNNTEAPKMYETENDISLQRRTQLNALMNQRLASAVDLQMQMKQAHWNVKGPSFIGLHELFDKVAEAVEGYVDQIAERIVQLGGVAEGTVRMAAARTRLCEYSPEISDGMAHVEGVARALSTFGQEVRNTINEADELDDADTADLFTEISRGIDKWLWFVEAHSQATK; the protein is encoded by the coding sequence ATGAAAACCATGCACAAAAACAACACGGAAGCGCCGAAAATGTACGAAACTGAAAATGACATTTCGCTCCAGCGTCGGACTCAATTGAATGCCCTAATGAACCAGCGATTGGCATCTGCCGTGGATTTGCAGATGCAGATGAAGCAGGCGCATTGGAACGTGAAAGGTCCTAGCTTTATCGGTCTGCACGAATTGTTCGATAAGGTGGCCGAAGCGGTCGAAGGCTACGTGGATCAGATCGCCGAGCGCATTGTTCAACTCGGTGGCGTGGCTGAAGGCACTGTGCGCATGGCGGCGGCGCGCACTCGGCTTTGCGAATATTCACCAGAGATTTCTGATGGCATGGCACATGTCGAAGGCGTGGCACGCGCACTTTCGACTTTTGGCCAAGAAGTTCGCAATACGATCAATGAAGCGGACGAACTTGATGACGCCGACACGGCGGATTTGTTCACAGAGATTTCCCGCGGCATTGACAAGTGGCTGTGGTTTGTCGAAGCCCACTCCCAAGCCACGAAATAG
- a CDS encoding RNB domain-containing ribonuclease, producing the protein MIERGLEPDFPPKELQELAAIQRPADAAAGMRDLRDRLWASIDNDDSCDLDQLTVAEPLEAGIVRILVAIADVDALVHRESAIDDHAAHNTTSVYTPAVIFPMLPVALSANLTSLNEGQDRIAVVTDMVFAADGGLATSDHYRALVRNHAKLTYHSVGAWLAGEGVTPPQISRVPGLDANLRLQDSLAQRLAARRQVHGALSLETIEPNAIFDRDTISKLEPNWKNRATQLIEDFMIAANGATATYLATKNFPSIRRVLRPPERWDRIVMLAAELGEQLPDKPDAVALEAFLARRHQTAPEKFTDLSLAVVKLIGRGEYALDLPGDEPPGHFALAVQDYTHSTAPNRRFPDLITQRLLKAAVAGTPLPYTITELAELAKRCTQREDDVTKVERRMRKSAAALLLSGRIGETFDGIVTGASEKGTWVRLFQPPTEGRLARGFQGCDVGDRVRVKLVHTDIERGFIDFVRETDSGSAVAKL; encoded by the coding sequence ATGATCGAGCGTGGCCTTGAGCCGGATTTTCCGCCAAAGGAACTGCAAGAGTTGGCGGCCATCCAAAGGCCAGCCGATGCGGCCGCCGGAATGCGCGACCTGCGTGATCGGCTCTGGGCATCCATTGACAATGACGACTCCTGCGACCTCGACCAGCTCACCGTCGCTGAGCCACTTGAGGCCGGGATCGTCAGGATTCTTGTAGCCATCGCAGATGTGGACGCACTGGTCCATCGGGAGTCGGCGATTGACGATCATGCGGCGCACAATACGACCTCCGTTTATACGCCCGCCGTCATCTTTCCAATGTTGCCGGTGGCGTTATCTGCCAATCTGACGTCTCTCAACGAGGGCCAGGATCGGATTGCCGTGGTGACCGATATGGTGTTCGCAGCCGATGGAGGGCTCGCCACGTCCGATCACTACCGGGCGCTGGTCCGCAACCATGCGAAACTCACTTACCATAGCGTTGGGGCATGGCTGGCTGGCGAAGGCGTGACACCGCCACAAATTTCAAGGGTTCCGGGACTCGACGCAAACCTTCGTCTTCAGGACAGCCTCGCCCAGCGTCTCGCTGCCCGGCGTCAAGTGCACGGTGCGCTAAGTCTGGAGACGATTGAACCAAATGCAATCTTCGATAGGGACACCATTTCAAAGCTTGAGCCAAATTGGAAGAACCGGGCGACGCAATTGATCGAAGACTTTATGATTGCAGCGAATGGAGCGACCGCGACCTACCTGGCTACGAAGAATTTTCCGTCCATACGAAGGGTTTTGCGACCTCCGGAACGCTGGGATCGCATCGTGATGCTCGCGGCTGAGTTGGGGGAGCAACTCCCTGACAAGCCGGATGCCGTGGCGCTTGAAGCCTTTCTCGCGCGGCGGCACCAGACCGCTCCGGAAAAGTTCACTGACCTGTCGCTAGCCGTGGTCAAGTTGATCGGTCGTGGAGAATACGCGCTGGACTTACCTGGTGACGAACCGCCCGGACATTTTGCGCTGGCAGTCCAGGACTATACCCACTCCACCGCACCGAACCGGCGCTTTCCCGATCTCATTACGCAACGCCTTCTGAAAGCAGCGGTAGCCGGGACACCTTTGCCTTACACAATCACTGAACTGGCTGAACTCGCGAAGCGTTGCACACAGCGGGAAGACGATGTCACGAAAGTTGAGCGTCGGATGCGAAAATCGGCAGCAGCGCTGCTTCTGTCTGGACGGATTGGCGAGACATTTGACGGCATCGTCACCGGAGCATCCGAGAAGGGCACTTGGGTGCGGCTCTTTCAGCCGCCCACCGAGGGCCGACTAGCGCGTGGGTTTCAAGGTTGCGACGTGGGTGATCGCGTCCGCGTCAAACTGGTTCACACCGACATTGAGCGCGGTTTCATCGACTTTGTGCGCGAGACTGATAGCGGGTCAGCAGTAGCTAAATTATGA